The Phaeodactylum tricornutum CCAP 1055/1 chromosome 8, whole genome shotgun sequence DNA segment cctaaccctaaccctaaccctaaccctaaccctaaccctaaccctaaccctaaccctaaccctaaccctaaccctaaccctaaccctaaccctaaccctaaccctaaccctaaccctaaccctaaccctaaccctaaccctaaccctaaccctaaccctaaccctaaccctaaccctaaccctaaccctaaccctaaccctaaccctaaccctaactgtgcagtaactataaccctatttgatatctcagtgcaatttgttgatatcccagtgcaattacttatataaaatctgatatcccagtgtaaagataaaatattcATTCATGtatatttttacaacacccggatatcattttccttagggacaagcccggtctggaccaattgtctctgctgctcttgcatatgatcatccttaaACATATGAGACTTCTATTTTAATTTTTCatgcttatttataccgatgatttcctatgtatcagtacagatccaAAGAAGATTCTTGAATcgattggtatgcattttaaactcaagcctgaattGATTAAGACACCAGAGGTATATTcgggagcaaatcttggacgtttcACGCTTCCCGATGATCCATCGAAAGAGcaatggtcaatgagttccacgaattatgtgaaacaagcagttgcaaatgttgaaaaggatttggatgaagttggaaaacgtttatctacaaagattatgTCACCtatgtcgtcaaattatcgaccggaactcgatgtttcccctgtgttggatgcagaatgtgctaactatttccagtcacagataggagttttgagatgggcagttgaaattggtcgcattgatataatgtgtgaggtgtctatgctctcatcttttctcgcgatgccgcgtgaaggacatctagctgcagtttttcatattttcggatatttgaaaagtcacatcacaagtctcggttggtatttgatgattcttatccggtgattgacaacagctttaacaatgatgcggattggaaagatttttacggtgatgttaaagagcctattccaTCAAATGCTCCGGAACCACGTGataaggtggtggagattatagcttttgttgacgctgaccatgcgggagaccgtgttactcgtcgttctcgaacaggtgttttgatttatatcaatcgttctccaATTATATGGTTCccgaagcgtcagaattcagttgaaacgtctacttttggtagtgagtttgttgcattaaagattgctactgaaaTGATACAAGGTTTACAATACAAGTTAtgtatgatgggtattcctattgatggtccggctaaagttctttgtgacaatatgtcggttgtgtacaatactacggcaccagaatcagtgttgaagaagagtaacgcgatagcgtatcatttcgtacgagagaatgttgccatgaaagtgatcaagattgcatgaactgttacggagtactaccaaagcacaaccgaggacggatcgctgttatgacagtgtgtggtaaacaaaggtgggcgttatgacgaacgacctgcgatacacctaagcaagcttagggactgtaaaactcactcgctgacgacgctccccacgggttagacagcggatgcaaggacctatgctataatgcaatatttggatcaaagaatttctaaaacaatgggtggaaaattacatgctacaaactagtcaatctgttgttcagtccagtgaacaatcccacaaagtgccagcgcatcattgatcttccacaacttccataatctcaatagacaatctttctcccacatgtatatatacctccagaactatgagtcccatgcacaacacctatggtgagtagctgttcttcttcagtcccaccatgtgtcttgtgatagcccctttattgcttcaatcgtattttcgatgttccaattatatcccagtccattttggtcgtgtaaaccgacaagtggagactaagcacatgcggctccggaaacatagcaattgtacaaacgcttcgattattgtgagtccacgtggccacggaacaaggctttggtatcatttctgtgcgtgcctccttaactccatgtgcatagttttgactcACACTTGAGACATCCGTatttagtgaataatttccacaagacatgtcgcaaggaggtaaaccacaacagggtaactcaaatacggtatatttgcgcaataaggccgacacaaactccatatgggacgcgtaaccgctgcgtccatcggattggctcacacttacactttccttaccaagtgggagctgtccgagggacatgccgcaaggtagcgtaccgtaacatgaaccatcagagtcaaatttGGCGGATATATttacgaaggttcaaacaggtccagtgatgataaattatagccacataatgctacaatttgatactacgttgtagatagaattgcttagccttagcattgtttgttggaacatctatctaggattcactagctctagatcttggcctcgttgccatttcctttttcctggctctgtcgtaggacagaagcagtggccagacgactgtcctcgtcgggttcattacccgtgtgtgtggcatgccggaggaaaatacgaagcgtctcataggaaaccaaatatttgcgttatgcacccaaatgtttgcaacatacacaactctggttccgttgcatgaggcatataagacgactcgtcgtatcaaacctgatatgctaggaacgaaatattcctgattaccatacagtttccctagatgaaagttgtcaacagatactgttggcaccatccgaactcgatggtttggcgatcacataggtgatccaatcatctcgacaaaaactatgtcaatggtttgatagccagtacattggctacggggtttctacgttcgtacattctgtttccaacacaaaaggtttcattttggaatctctattttagtctcacaatctcaatctaaaaacctacagattaaaacaatcggagcctctacgaggctttccccccaacttctactctttcgtcgtattctacaaatacactcgtaagcaggtagaatcttatcagtgagacaggctatcatacgaagtattttatggtgattcaagttacaagaagggtttgccgactttcccgttctcaacaagttcagtgttgggacaaattgcatttgcattatatttgtcattgcatgcagtgtcgaaattttatttttttatttggttccctatttttcccattgtggttttgaggggacacatttcgccaaggttatgttcatggtctcaatgtgaggggactagaaaaaccctacgacaagcatatcgggggTTCTTTATtcctttatcttgggtttatgcttataagtctctgttttacgtctttttatcgtatctacaatcctttggtcccacagacacgttttaaCCCcttatcgttgcagttttctagtaTTGAAGCGTCACACCATCTTTTAGCAGGGCTTTATTCGTCTGTGCTGATGGTATGGTTGTTTGTGAAGTGCAAGTACTACAAACTCAAGAAGCCATTATGGTCGCATTCTAATTTACTTCACGATGAATATTATATCATGGTCCGTTCCTATCGAGTCCCAAGCCAGCTCCAGCGTTACTGGATTTAGAAAAGTGACTTTTTCGTCCGACGCCGGGTTGTGTGCTATAAAGCACCAGCTGGGGCTGTTTTCCCTCCAGGCATCATGACACGCGGTCACATGTTGGGGTTTGCTGGAAACTCCCGACAGAACGAGATAATGCCCGGTATAACAGCTTTCTCTACCTAGCTGGCCAGGGACATCTTGATCCATTAGCATTGCATTGTTGACTAAAACTATGGCAACAGCATTATCATCCGACAGTATTGCAACGAGATCATCCACTCGCAACTCGCCTTGATGAACTGGAATATTCATTTTGGATACGGCCTGCAAACGATGCTGGACTCGTTTCCGGTCCTTGTCGAACGTGGATTGATAATAGTCAAGAGCGGCCAAGGCTGTATTGACTCGCAACGTATCGGAACAAAACAATAAGTTAATTGGAAGCTGCAGTTTGTCTTTTAATCCTTGCAAAAGAATGACAAGGTCCACGGTCCAAATGGATTGTGTCGAAGCAAAGCGAACCATCCAGTCTCGTACTGCTGACAGCGGAAAAGCGTCAACTCTACAGCTTTGACAGCACCACAAGTATACCATCTCAATGCATGCAATACCGCAGTCCCATGATTCCCCTTGGCAAACGTGAGGAAAGGTATCGGAAGTAGACTGTGGTTCCGTCCTGTGCAACATGCGTCGCCGTCTTATTCCTAGTAGCTCGGCCCTTTTGACATCGAAATCGCGTACTGCTGCATTTTCCGCCTTTTCTTCTAGCTGTGAATCGGCATCGGGATCTGGCAATTCGCAGTCGAAAGATCGCAATGTCCGCGTTTCTCCGTCTAAAGACGTACTACTGGCGCTGGGTGGGTCTTGTCTACATATTGAAGGTCTCCACCAGTTCTTCCAAGACATAGCAAT contains these protein-coding regions:
- a CDS encoding predicted protein, with amino-acid sequence MSWKNWWRPSICRQDPPSASSTSLDGETRTLRSFDCELPDPDADSQLEEKAENAAVRDFDVKRAELLGIRRRRMLHRTEPQSTSDTFPHVCQGESWDCGIACIEMVYLWCCQSCRVDAFPLSAVRDWMVRFASTQSIWTVDLVILLQGLKDKLQLPINLLFCSDTLRVNTALAALDYYQSTFDKDRKRVQHRLQAVSKMNIPVHQGELRVDDLVAILSDDNAVAIVLVNNAMLMDQDVPGQLGRESCYTGHYLVLSGVSSKPQHVTACHDAWRENSPSWCFIAHNPASDEKVTFLNPVTLELAWDSIGTDHDIIFIVK